The following are from one region of the Aquirufa lenticrescens genome:
- a CDS encoding amino acid permease, with amino-acid sequence MWSSFFRKKSIDKIISDQLEIESIEGNSMDRNLGVRDLTFMGVAAIIGASIFSAIGQASANGGPAVSMLFVFTAMACMFTAFCYARFAATVPISGSAYTYAYTSLGEIVAWILGWNLLLEYAISNVAVAISWSKYFVDLLEGLGVHVPEFMTMDYLSAKRAFTETTSVLASGEKFETLSVNLREGYTAYQSAPTIFGWHFVANIPALLITVAITYLVYIGIKESKNTNNILVILKLLVIMIVVGVGAFYVQVENWTPFAPNGISGVLKSVAAVCFAYIGFDSISTTAEECKNPQRDIPKAMMYALIICTVLYVLVTLVLTGIVPSENLAGIEDPLAFMFMQVGLPGVAGIVAASAVIALTSALLVYQLGQPRIWMTMSRDGLLPKAFSRIHPKYRTPSFSTIMTGVLVGVPALFANLEEVINLSSIGTLFAFVLVCGGVLVLDLDPENQKKSKFKIPYINSSYYVGLSLIIAIGLISYSGVNLGEWLQGLYTGEAKADHFIMFGFFLIWSVMAFFSVTQKLSLIPVLGLLVNLYLMTQMGSTNWERFMYWCLAGVLIYFGYSYRKSKLNVNNRA; translated from the coding sequence ATGTGGTCAAGTTTTTTTCGCAAGAAATCCATCGATAAAATTATTTCAGATCAATTAGAGATTGAAAGCATTGAGGGGAACTCGATGGATCGAAATCTGGGAGTGCGCGATTTGACCTTTATGGGTGTGGCAGCTATCATTGGCGCCAGTATCTTCTCAGCTATTGGTCAGGCTTCTGCGAATGGCGGTCCAGCGGTATCGATGTTATTCGTGTTTACGGCGATGGCCTGTATGTTTACGGCCTTCTGTTATGCGCGTTTTGCGGCTACCGTACCTATTTCTGGTAGCGCCTATACCTATGCTTATACGAGTTTGGGGGAGATTGTAGCCTGGATTTTGGGTTGGAATTTGCTGTTAGAATATGCCATTTCGAACGTTGCAGTGGCCATTTCGTGGTCTAAATATTTTGTAGATTTGTTAGAAGGCTTGGGAGTGCATGTGCCAGAGTTTATGACGATGGATTATTTGTCTGCAAAAAGAGCTTTTACTGAAACGACTTCAGTCTTAGCATCCGGCGAGAAATTTGAAACTTTATCTGTTAATCTCCGAGAAGGTTATACGGCCTACCAATCGGCTCCTACCATATTCGGCTGGCATTTTGTGGCTAACATTCCGGCACTTTTGATCACGGTAGCCATTACTTATTTGGTCTACATTGGAATTAAAGAATCAAAAAATACGAACAATATCCTCGTGATATTGAAGCTATTGGTCATCATGATCGTAGTGGGAGTGGGTGCTTTTTATGTGCAGGTAGAGAACTGGACGCCTTTTGCGCCTAATGGAATTTCAGGGGTATTGAAAAGTGTGGCGGCCGTTTGTTTTGCCTATATCGGGTTTGATTCTATTTCTACCACCGCAGAAGAGTGCAAGAACCCGCAACGGGATATTCCCAAAGCGATGATGTATGCCTTAATCATTTGTACAGTCCTATACGTTTTAGTTACTTTGGTCTTAACGGGTATTGTGCCATCTGAAAATTTAGCTGGAATTGAGGATCCTTTGGCCTTTATGTTTATGCAAGTCGGCTTGCCAGGAGTCGCCGGAATCGTAGCGGCGAGTGCGGTCATTGCCTTAACCTCTGCTTTGCTTGTCTATCAATTAGGTCAGCCACGTATTTGGATGACGATGTCACGTGATGGGTTATTGCCAAAAGCCTTTTCTCGCATTCACCCCAAATACCGAACCCCATCTTTTTCCACGATTATGACGGGTGTTTTAGTAGGTGTTCCTGCCTTGTTCGCAAACTTAGAGGAGGTGATCAATTTAAGTAGTATCGGAACGCTGTTCGCTTTCGTATTAGTTTGTGGAGGGGTTTTAGTGTTAGATCTTGATCCAGAAAATCAAAAGAAGTCTAAATTCAAAATCCCTTACATCAACTCAAGTTATTATGTGGGTTTATCACTTATTATAGCGATTGGGCTTATTTCGTATTCAGGCGTAAATCTAGGTGAATGGTTACAAGGATTGTATACTGGTGAAGCAAAGGCGGATCACTTTATTATGTTCGGGTTCTTCCTCATCTGGTCTGTGATGGCCTTCTTTAGTGTGACCCAAAAGTTGTCTTTAATTCCTGTCTTGGGATTATTAGTTAACCTGTATCTGATGACTCAAATGGGTTCGACGAACTGGGAGCGTTTTATGTACTGGTGCTTGGCGGGGGTGTTGATTTATTTTGGGTATAGTTATCGGAAGTCGAAGTTGAATGTTAATAATAGAGCATAG
- a CDS encoding zinc metallopeptidase has protein sequence MYFIAIIFGVAGMLISWRLKSKFKTYSQTPLQSNLSGQEIAQQMLADHGISDVRIISVEGQLTDHYNPADRTVNLSADVYHGRNAAAAAVAAHECGHAVQHARAYAFLQFRSSMVPMLSIANGFMPILLMIGMMVLYSTGNSTLLAVGVALFAMATLFSFVTLPVEFDASNRALNWIKEKGIVTPTEYAMSKDALWWAAMTYVVAALGMLAQLLYYLNLLGGRNRD, from the coding sequence ATGTATTTCATTGCCATCATTTTCGGAGTCGCAGGTATGCTTATTTCATGGCGACTAAAATCAAAGTTTAAAACCTATTCTCAAACCCCATTACAGAGTAATTTGTCCGGCCAAGAAATCGCTCAGCAAATGCTCGCTGACCACGGCATCTCAGATGTCCGCATCATTTCAGTAGAAGGCCAATTAACAGATCACTATAATCCGGCAGATAGAACGGTTAATTTGAGTGCGGATGTGTACCATGGTAGAAATGCGGCCGCAGCGGCTGTGGCTGCCCACGAATGCGGTCATGCGGTTCAACATGCGAGAGCCTACGCTTTCTTACAATTCCGCAGCTCGATGGTTCCCATGCTTAGTATCGCCAATGGATTCATGCCCATCTTATTGATGATTGGAATGATGGTCTTGTACTCGACTGGAAATAGCACCCTGCTAGCTGTTGGAGTGGCCCTATTTGCGATGGCTACCCTATTTAGCTTCGTTACGCTACCGGTTGAATTCGATGCTTCGAATAGAGCCTTGAATTGGATCAAAGAAAAAGGAATCGTAACACCTACCGAATATGCGATGTCGAAAGATGCGCTTTGGTGGGCCGCGATGACCTATGTAGTCGCCGCGTTAGGTATGTTAGCGCAGTTGCTTTATTATTTGAATTTGTTGGGTGGAAGAAATCGAGATTAG
- the rfaE2 gene encoding D-glycero-beta-D-manno-heptose 1-phosphate adenylyltransferase, whose product MSNRSEHKIVTLAQGIELRKKWKANGDKVVFTNGCFDILHLGHVDYLEKSSEFGTQMIVAVNSDASVRTLEKGVERPVNAEYARARLIAALGFVSMVIIFGEPTPLELIQSLSPDVLVKGNDYTIETIVGAKEVMAAGGEVKTIALVPDYSTTKIIQKLKQ is encoded by the coding sequence GTGTCAAACAGATCTGAACATAAAATTGTCACATTAGCCCAAGGAATCGAACTCCGCAAAAAATGGAAAGCAAACGGAGATAAAGTCGTTTTTACGAACGGATGTTTCGATATTTTGCATTTAGGCCACGTGGATTATTTGGAAAAGTCTAGTGAATTTGGCACTCAAATGATCGTAGCCGTTAACTCAGATGCCTCGGTTCGTACCCTAGAGAAAGGAGTCGAAAGACCGGTGAATGCTGAATATGCTAGAGCCCGATTGATCGCTGCGTTGGGCTTTGTTTCGATGGTCATTATTTTTGGGGAGCCCACGCCTTTAGAACTCATTCAATCCCTCAGTCCAGACGTGCTCGTAAAGGGTAATGATTATACCATTGAGACGATTGTGGGGGCCAAAGAAGTGATGGCAGCCGGCGGCGAAGTAAAAACCATTGCGTTAGTGCCCGATTATTCCACTACTAAAATCATTCAAAAACTTAAACAATAA
- a CDS encoding lysylphosphatidylglycerol synthase transmembrane domain-containing protein has product MLKSIIKYLISSLLAVGLLYWAFSKSQLHWNDILTAFQQADYNWVAVSVVISILSHLLRALRWEQLLGAMNYQPGTLRTFSAVLIGYFANFLVPRLGEVSRCGSLQKTAEIPFEESFGTVITERIVDLLSLIVLVGITFLVEWEPLQNSLFPTLHLPSGTLIITASILGLIGLGVLWKFKDFLQKAGADSKVGKMILGWVAGIGSIRHLAQPGKFIVYSVGIWLCYYLSTYTLFLAFPISENLGISAALTVLVMGTFGMATPTQGGIGAYHSLVASAFVFYSLAYKDGFMLATFFHGTQMITLLLLGGFSFILTLFLPKISARVKQI; this is encoded by the coding sequence ATGCTGAAATCCATTATAAAATACCTTATTTCTAGTTTATTGGCTGTAGGATTACTGTATTGGGCCTTTTCCAAAAGCCAGTTGCACTGGAATGACATCCTAACTGCCTTCCAGCAAGCCGACTACAATTGGGTGGCCGTTTCCGTGGTCATATCGATCCTGTCGCACCTTTTGCGTGCTCTGCGTTGGGAGCAATTATTGGGCGCCATGAACTATCAGCCGGGTACTTTACGCACATTTTCAGCCGTATTAATCGGTTATTTTGCGAATTTTCTAGTACCCCGCTTAGGTGAAGTTTCTCGTTGCGGGTCTTTGCAAAAAACGGCAGAAATCCCCTTTGAAGAATCTTTTGGCACCGTAATCACTGAAAGAATTGTGGATCTATTGAGCCTAATTGTGTTAGTGGGGATCACCTTTCTAGTGGAGTGGGAACCCTTACAAAACAGCTTGTTCCCTACCTTGCATTTACCATCCGGCACCTTAATTATCACGGCATCTATTCTAGGCTTAATCGGCTTAGGAGTGTTATGGAAGTTTAAAGATTTTCTCCAAAAAGCAGGAGCAGATTCCAAAGTGGGCAAAATGATTTTAGGATGGGTCGCTGGCATTGGAAGTATTCGCCACTTAGCTCAACCTGGCAAATTTATCGTTTACAGTGTAGGCATTTGGTTGTGCTATTATTTAAGTACCTACACCTTGTTTCTAGCATTTCCCATCAGCGAAAACCTAGGCATAAGTGCGGCATTAACCGTTTTAGTGATGGGCACCTTTGGAATGGCCACACCTACGCAAGGGGGAATTGGCGCTTACCACAGTTTAGTGGCCTCAGCTTTTGTATTCTATTCACTTGCTTATAAAGATGGCTTTATGTTAGCTACCTTTTTTCACGGAACTCAAATGATTACCCTGTTGTTATTGGGTGGATTTAGTTTTATTTTAACCTTATTTTTACCCAAAATTAGCGCACGTGTCAAACAGATCTGA
- a CDS encoding glycogen/starch synthase: MAKLRILYVSSEVDPFQNTSKIADFVRALPTAMQERGMEIRILVPRFGSINERKNRLHEVVRLSGITIPMGEEEKPLTIKVASIPAAKLQVYFIDNEDYYQRKYVLTDKEGAFYPDNHERAIFFCKGALETVVKLGWAPDIIHCNDWMSSLVPLYISTHYQNHPIYKDSKTIFSPHNSAFDFTFESDDLIEKVKIGDLDEAHLGSLAGGNYEAFIKIGAEYADKIVSLVNADNSRIQTIIDEYQHKTSQNIADNDLDFFEKTYLEMSGN; encoded by the coding sequence ATGGCCAAATTACGTATTCTTTACGTTTCAAGTGAGGTAGATCCTTTTCAAAACACGTCAAAAATTGCTGATTTCGTACGCGCTCTTCCTACTGCTATGCAGGAGAGAGGGATGGAAATTAGAATTTTAGTGCCACGATTCGGTTCGATCAATGAGCGTAAAAACCGATTGCACGAAGTGGTTCGTCTTTCAGGTATTACCATTCCAATGGGTGAGGAAGAAAAGCCTTTGACCATTAAAGTAGCGAGTATTCCGGCTGCGAAATTACAAGTATACTTCATCGATAACGAAGATTATTACCAACGTAAATATGTGTTAACTGACAAGGAAGGCGCATTTTATCCAGACAATCACGAGCGTGCTATTTTCTTCTGCAAAGGGGCTTTAGAGACGGTTGTGAAGTTAGGTTGGGCTCCAGATATCATTCACTGTAATGATTGGATGTCTAGTTTAGTGCCTTTGTATATCTCGACTCATTACCAAAATCACCCGATCTACAAGGATTCGAAAACTATTTTCTCTCCACACAATTCTGCCTTTGATTTTACGTTTGAATCAGACGATTTGATCGAAAAAGTGAAGATCGGAGATTTAGACGAAGCACATTTAGGTAGCTTAGCAGGTGGAAATTACGAAGCATTTATCAAGATAGGTGCAGAGTATGCAGACAAAATAGTTTCTTTAGTAAATGCGGATAACAGCCGTATTCAAACGATTATTGATGAATATCAACATAAAACCTCTCAAAACATTGCCGACAATGACCTCGATTTCTTCGAAAAAACGTACTTGGAAATGTCCGGCAATTAA
- a CDS encoding DUF4270 family protein, with amino-acid sequence MTSISSKKRTWKCPAIKWVGILSLFLASCDTPKEIGDDLFSVEVGLNYSDTITIKSSTVLIDSIYTGSPNTLLVGSYNHPVLGLSESAVYTQVSSIDTLFAKATSVYDSLTLRLAYSGYQGDTTKTQTLSIYRLLDSLNRGTDYFASSSVRSDAALLGRHTFAPRPIRTKAMNGDSVRYDTLRFRMSDTFGRELLSKYAETTVAAGGKGFRDYFPGMLFKSSGSTSGAMIGFNPGYSRMTLYFHNPGDTTKYYMDYYFSLSNALYPELLARFNQIKSTKTGALAALQNPGNIVSSTATSGITYIQAGTGVATKVEFPYLLNLKGNRNVAVNKAELVLTAADNIDLQQTIGQLSIVETNSTNRTLRNSYGLKYLLSEGGTSVITSAIDPSSKSYTFNVTTAIQSLLVGKQANTGWLITPALTANSAGNTRIINESTRFVPLQAMKARLKIYYSYIAK; translated from the coding sequence ATGACCTCGATTTCTTCGAAAAAACGTACTTGGAAATGTCCGGCAATTAAATGGGTAGGAATTCTTTCCTTATTCCTTGCTTCTTGTGATACACCTAAAGAAATTGGAGACGATTTATTTAGTGTGGAAGTAGGTTTGAATTACTCAGATACAATCACGATTAAATCGTCGACTGTACTGATTGATTCGATCTATACAGGGTCGCCTAATACGTTATTAGTTGGGTCTTACAATCATCCGGTGCTAGGTTTATCGGAATCAGCTGTTTATACCCAGGTATCTAGTATCGATACTCTTTTTGCAAAAGCTACGTCAGTTTACGATTCATTAACCTTGCGTTTGGCTTATTCTGGCTACCAAGGAGATACAACAAAAACGCAAACACTAAGCATATACCGTTTATTAGATAGCTTAAATAGGGGGACGGATTATTTTGCGAGTTCTTCTGTTCGTTCAGATGCAGCTTTGTTAGGTAGACATACCTTTGCCCCTCGTCCTATTCGAACGAAAGCGATGAATGGTGATTCTGTTCGCTATGACACCTTGCGTTTTCGGATGTCGGATACCTTTGGTCGTGAATTATTGAGTAAATATGCAGAAACAACGGTTGCTGCGGGTGGTAAAGGGTTTAGAGATTATTTTCCGGGTATGTTGTTTAAATCTTCTGGTTCCACTTCTGGAGCTATGATTGGTTTCAACCCAGGCTATTCTCGTATGACCTTGTATTTCCATAATCCGGGTGATACGACTAAGTATTATATGGATTATTATTTCAGCTTATCGAATGCGCTTTACCCTGAATTATTAGCTCGTTTTAACCAGATTAAGTCGACCAAAACAGGAGCTTTAGCCGCCCTTCAAAACCCAGGAAATATCGTTTCTTCAACCGCAACTAGTGGTATCACCTATATCCAGGCGGGTACAGGAGTAGCCACTAAGGTAGAATTTCCGTATTTGCTTAATTTAAAAGGTAATCGAAATGTGGCTGTGAATAAGGCTGAATTAGTGTTAACTGCTGCTGATAATATCGATCTTCAACAAACAATTGGGCAATTGTCTATCGTAGAAACAAATTCGACTAATCGAACGCTTCGGAATAGTTATGGTTTGAAGTATTTGCTTTCTGAAGGTGGTACGAGTGTGATTACCTCAGCAATCGATCCTAGTTCGAAGTCGTATACTTTTAATGTGACTACAGCCATTCAATCGCTATTAGTGGGTAAACAAGCCAATACAGGCTGGCTGATTACTCCAGCATTAACTGCTAACTCCGCTGGTAATACGAGAATCATCAATGAAAGTACGCGTTTTGTACCTCTTCAGGCGATGAAAGCTCGTTTGAAGATCTATTATTCTTATATTGCCAAATAA
- a CDS encoding amidohydrolase gives MANLRVSLVQTDLVWDDPAANCAQIEEKLSDLAGKTDVIVLPEMFATGFSMTPTGAEIGKGPALQWMQLQANRLGALVIGSLKVKQQNAFFNRLYAVQPDGAFTSYDKRHLFRMGAEHEFYQSGDKQVIVSYKGWNLALFICYDLRFPVWSRNVGMAYDAAIYVANWPAPRANAWRTLLQARAIENLSYVIGVNRVGIDANALDYVGDSLLVDFKGALQLDLASQDQILTCELSATELVEFRAKFPAHLDADSFNLSSL, from the coding sequence ATGGCGAATCTACGGGTAAGCTTAGTTCAAACCGATTTAGTTTGGGATGATCCTGCCGCTAATTGTGCGCAGATAGAGGAGAAATTATCCGACTTAGCCGGTAAAACAGACGTAATTGTTCTACCTGAAATGTTTGCCACCGGCTTTTCAATGACGCCTACTGGCGCTGAAATAGGCAAGGGTCCCGCACTTCAGTGGATGCAATTGCAAGCAAATCGCTTAGGGGCTTTGGTCATAGGTTCCCTTAAGGTAAAACAACAAAATGCTTTCTTTAATCGGCTTTATGCCGTTCAGCCTGATGGTGCTTTCACCTCGTATGACAAGCGCCATTTGTTTCGAATGGGAGCAGAGCACGAGTTTTATCAATCAGGTGACAAGCAGGTAATTGTTTCCTACAAGGGTTGGAACTTAGCCTTATTTATTTGCTATGATCTTCGGTTTCCTGTTTGGTCACGCAATGTGGGAATGGCCTATGATGCGGCCATTTATGTAGCGAATTGGCCTGCTCCGCGTGCTAATGCTTGGAGAACGTTGTTGCAAGCAAGAGCCATTGAGAACCTGTCTTATGTGATAGGAGTGAACCGGGTTGGAATAGATGCGAATGCCCTAGATTATGTGGGGGATTCTTTGCTAGTTGATTTTAAAGGAGCTCTTCAGCTCGATTTAGCATCGCAGGATCAAATTTTGACGTGTGAATTATCGGCAACTGAATTAGTAGAATTTAGGGCGAAATTCCCTGCGCATTTAGATGCAGATTCGTTTAACTTGTCTTCTCTTTAA
- a CDS encoding ABC transporter ATP-binding protein codes for MTTFVNMFIEVKNLSKSYGNQPAVQDLNFRLEVGQIVGFLGPNGAGKSTTLKMLLGLIQPSSGSVTIDGNDPQEQEIALKKQIGYLAENNPLYPEMYVREFLAFIGNIHQLQHLDKRIQEVIEWVGLEKEAHKKIQELSKGYQQRVGIALAILHDPKLLILDEPTSGLDPNQRDEIRDLIKSLQKDRIILFSSHILSEVEAICDRVLLINQGKLVSDSSMKEIKDLEQFFKEKTS; via the coding sequence TTGACTACCTTTGTTAATATGTTCATCGAGGTAAAAAATCTTTCTAAAAGCTACGGAAATCAACCCGCCGTCCAAGACCTAAATTTCCGTTTAGAAGTAGGCCAAATCGTGGGATTTCTAGGACCCAACGGCGCAGGAAAATCGACGACCTTGAAAATGCTTTTAGGACTTATCCAGCCATCATCAGGTTCCGTTACCATCGACGGAAATGATCCGCAAGAACAAGAAATTGCCCTCAAAAAGCAGATTGGTTATTTAGCTGAAAACAACCCACTGTATCCAGAAATGTATGTGCGGGAGTTTTTGGCCTTTATCGGAAACATCCACCAACTCCAGCATCTGGACAAGCGAATTCAAGAAGTCATCGAGTGGGTTGGACTTGAAAAAGAGGCACATAAGAAAATACAAGAACTTTCTAAAGGATATCAACAACGCGTAGGCATTGCTCTAGCCATCTTACATGACCCGAAATTACTAATCTTAGATGAACCGACAAGTGGCTTAGATCCGAACCAACGCGATGAAATTCGCGACTTAATCAAAAGTCTGCAAAAAGACCGCATCATTTTATTCTCCAGCCATATTCTATCTGAGGTAGAAGCTATTTGTGACCGTGTTTTATTAATTAACCAAGGTAAACTAGTGAGCGATAGCTCTATGAAGGAAATCAAGGATTTAGAGCAATTCTTTAAAGAGAAGACAAGTTAA
- a CDS encoding bifunctional 3,4-dihydroxy-2-butanone-4-phosphate synthase/GTP cyclohydrolase II, whose amino-acid sequence MLDKIRLDRIEDALEDIRQGKIIIVADDEDRENEGDMICASEAITPEIVNFMIKEARGLMCVSLTDERCQALGLEMMVNQNTTSHETPFTVSVDLLGNGCTTGISAQDRAKTIQALVDPATQPTDLGRPGHIFPLKSRSEGVLRRTGHTEASMDFARLAGFKPSGVLIEILNEDGSMARLPDLRVIADKFDLKLVTIKDLIEYRLAKESLIKREIGVNMPTEWGSFELVAFKQINTGDTHLALIKGSWEKNEPVMVRVHSSCVTGDIFGSCRCDCGEQLHAAMEMVEKEGKGVILYMFQEGRGIGLINKLKAYKLQEQGRDTVEANLELGFAMDERDYGVGAQILRDLGVQKIRLISNNPKKRAGLMGYGLEIVDSIGIEIPANPHNKKYLETKRDKMGHAIR is encoded by the coding sequence ATGCTAGATAAAATTCGCTTAGATCGTATAGAAGATGCCTTGGAAGATATTCGTCAAGGTAAAATAATTATAGTCGCAGACGATGAAGATCGGGAGAACGAAGGCGATATGATTTGTGCCTCAGAAGCGATCACGCCTGAAATAGTCAATTTTATGATCAAGGAGGCGCGCGGTTTGATGTGTGTTTCTTTAACAGATGAGCGTTGCCAGGCATTGGGTCTAGAGATGATGGTGAATCAGAATACGACCTCCCATGAGACGCCGTTCACCGTTTCAGTCGATTTACTAGGCAATGGTTGCACCACAGGTATTTCAGCTCAGGATCGGGCCAAAACCATACAAGCACTAGTGGATCCCGCTACTCAGCCAACCGACTTAGGAAGACCTGGCCATATTTTTCCTTTAAAATCGCGTTCAGAAGGCGTTTTACGTCGCACAGGACATACGGAAGCTTCGATGGATTTTGCTCGTCTAGCGGGCTTTAAACCCTCAGGTGTATTGATCGAAATCTTGAACGAAGATGGCAGTATGGCGCGTTTGCCTGACTTAAGGGTCATCGCTGATAAGTTTGATTTGAAATTAGTGACGATTAAAGATTTGATCGAATACCGTTTGGCGAAAGAGTCTCTGATTAAAAGAGAAATCGGTGTGAATATGCCTACGGAATGGGGATCTTTTGAATTAGTGGCTTTCAAACAAATCAATACAGGAGATACCCATTTAGCCTTGATTAAAGGAAGTTGGGAGAAAAACGAACCTGTAATGGTGCGTGTACATAGTTCTTGTGTGACGGGAGATATTTTTGGTTCTTGCCGCTGCGATTGCGGAGAACAATTGCACGCTGCGATGGAAATGGTGGAAAAAGAAGGGAAAGGCGTGATTTTATATATGTTCCAAGAAGGCCGCGGAATCGGTCTAATCAATAAGTTGAAAGCGTATAAATTGCAGGAGCAAGGCCGAGATACAGTAGAAGCGAATCTAGAACTTGGCTTTGCAATGGATGAGCGTGACTACGGCGTAGGTGCCCAAATTTTACGCGACCTAGGCGTCCAAAAGATTCGATTAATCTCTAATAATCCGAAGAAAAGAGCGGGCCTAATGGGCTACGGATTAGAAATCGTTGATTCGATCGGAATTGAGATTCCTGCAAATCCACATAATAAGAAGTACTTGGAAACGAAAAGAGATAAAATGGGGCACGCGATTCGCTAG
- a CDS encoding prohibitin family protein, with the protein MFFIFLGILLFIAGNAISNPNLVFSKYSKTLKVVGAVFAILGLTSSAVVQVDAGEVGVQSVFGKVQTSTLNSGLNVVNPLAKVVVFDAKTQNYTMSSVHDEGDKAGDDAIRVLTADGLEVVVDLTVLFRIIPSEAPRVLREIGEDYKDKVVRPITRTMIRDNAVYYDAVALYSLKRNEFQQRIYSDIEKNFKKRGLVLEQLLIRNINLPTSVKTTIESKINAEQDAQKMQFVLQKEKQEAERKRVEAQGIADYQKILSTGLSDKQLQYESIIAQKELAKSPNAKVIIMGGKSAPIILGNQ; encoded by the coding sequence ATGTTTTTCATCTTCCTAGGTATTTTGTTATTTATCGCCGGAAATGCGATCTCTAACCCCAATTTAGTATTTTCGAAATACAGTAAAACCTTAAAAGTCGTAGGAGCCGTTTTTGCCATTCTGGGACTAACCAGTTCAGCTGTTGTACAAGTAGACGCAGGCGAAGTAGGGGTCCAAAGTGTCTTTGGTAAAGTACAAACCTCCACCTTAAATAGCGGACTTAATGTGGTAAATCCCTTAGCAAAAGTGGTGGTATTTGATGCCAAAACCCAAAACTACACCATGTCCAGCGTCCACGACGAAGGAGACAAAGCCGGTGATGATGCCATCCGGGTATTAACAGCAGACGGATTAGAAGTGGTGGTCGATTTGACGGTTCTATTTCGCATCATTCCATCGGAAGCACCACGCGTGTTACGGGAGATAGGTGAAGATTACAAAGACAAAGTAGTTCGTCCTATTACGCGTACGATGATTCGCGACAATGCGGTTTATTACGATGCAGTGGCCCTTTACTCTTTGAAGCGCAATGAATTCCAACAACGCATATACTCAGACATTGAGAAGAATTTCAAGAAAAGAGGTTTAGTATTAGAGCAATTGTTGATTCGCAACATCAACCTTCCTACCTCAGTTAAGACCACTATTGAGTCAAAAATCAATGCGGAACAAGATGCGCAAAAGATGCAATTCGTGTTACAGAAAGAGAAGCAAGAAGCAGAGAGAAAGCGCGTAGAAGCGCAGGGTATCGCGGATTACCAGAAGATTTTATCGACAGGTCTAAGCGACAAGCAATTGCAATATGAGTCGATTATTGCCCAGAAAGAATTAGCAAAATCCCCTAACGCAAAAGTGATCATTATGGGTGGCAAAAGTGCCCCGATCATCCTAGGGAATCAATAA
- a CDS encoding ABC transporter ATP-binding protein, with amino-acid sequence MIEIKGLSKSFNGRVVLDDINANFQPGKTNMVIGGSGTGKSVLLKCMIGILVPEQGQVLYDGRDFLTAHQDVVKEIRREMGVLFQGGALFDSKSVLENVRFPLDTLTSQTLEEKNAQAMLCLQRVGLENAALLMPSEISGGMKKRVGIARAIVMNPKYLFCDEPNSGLDPLTAVKIDYLIQEITQEYNMTTVVISHDMNSVMRMGESIIFLKEGKKIWEGNSETFHHSGVPALEEFLSTKLF; translated from the coding sequence ATGATTGAAATCAAGGGTTTATCTAAATCTTTTAACGGTCGTGTAGTGCTCGATGACATTAATGCGAATTTCCAACCTGGAAAGACGAATATGGTGATCGGGGGAAGTGGTACGGGTAAATCTGTTCTACTAAAATGCATGATTGGGATTTTGGTTCCAGAACAGGGTCAAGTGCTGTATGATGGACGTGATTTTTTAACGGCTCATCAAGATGTAGTGAAGGAAATTCGCCGCGAAATGGGCGTTCTTTTTCAAGGAGGAGCCCTTTTTGATTCCAAATCTGTTTTAGAAAACGTTCGTTTCCCACTAGATACCCTTACTTCCCAAACGCTCGAAGAGAAAAACGCGCAGGCGATGCTTTGTTTGCAACGCGTGGGTTTGGAGAATGCGGCGCTTTTAATGCCATCAGAGATTTCTGGCGGGATGAAAAAGCGGGTAGGTATTGCGCGTGCCATTGTTATGAATCCGAAATATTTGTTCTGTGATGAGCCTAATTCAGGATTAGATCCATTAACGGCAGTGAAAATTGATTATTTAATCCAGGAAATCACGCAGGAATACAATATGACCACCGTAGTCATATCGCATGATATGAATTCGGTGATGCGGATGGGGGAATCGATTATCTTTTTGAAGGAGGGTAAGAAAATTTGGGAGGGGAATTCGGAGACATTTCACCATTCAGGCGTGCCTGCTTTAGAGGAGTTTTTATCTACTAAATTATTTTAA